Within the Paenibacillus sp. AN1007 genome, the region AAACCGACACGCTGTCAAATCCGCAATCGTGTTCTTCTTGCCGTGCTGATGGCCAACGATATTAAATTGTCTCAGCTCGCCGAAGACCTCTCGATCTCCTCACGCAGCGTAAGCGCGTGGGTGTACGAAGGGCGAATACCCGGCAGTACCAATCTGGACAAGACCTGCCAGCTGCTTGGCTACCCGCGGCACATTCTTTTCAATGAAGAGGTCGTGCGCAGCAGTCCGGTGATCTGTCAACCCGAGCCTTCCCGCTTTATGAAGCGGACGGTAACCCGCTCACCCGTGAGTAACCGTATTCTAACCGGCTTGTGTATGGTCCATGATTTGTCGGTGACAGATGTCAGCCACTGGATCGGGGTTCATCCCGGCACTTTCCGCAAATGGCTGCATCAGGGAACGCTGCCTTCTGCCGCGTTTCAGGAACAAGCGGAGCAATTTTTCCGCATTCCGAAGACGATTCTGTTCGCAGATGTCATTCTTAAAGATCGTCGGAATCCCTAACAAAGCGAACAGTCAAAAGGCTCTGCGCTCCTTAATCGGAGGCAGAGCCTATTTTAGTTTTAATGCTTTTTTATGAATAATTCACCTGCATTCTCGGCAAAATGAAAGAACAAAACGAGCGGAAGCTGACGTGTAACAATACCCACAGATGAAAAACCACTTAACCGCTCCATACCCTACTTTATAAGTGCAGGTGAAAAGATGAAATCCTCTACCCAATTGGGAGCTGCCCTCGGCTTTCTCGCGGGAACAACCTTCGGCAGCGGCATTGCTTTTTTACTTCGTTTCGAGCCGGTACCGTTAATGCTCTGCGTTACATTATGCGGTCTGACCGGCATGCTGACGGGTCTGCTGACCGTCACTGTACGGAATAGGCGCAGCCGCCTCCAAGAGCGCTAGGCACTGCTGTATGAGCTGGGAATCAGCTGCATGGGAAGTCCTCTTGTTCTGCTTGCATCCGTTGTTATGTTGAGAAAAGAAAAAGGTTTGTACGCCGTCTATTGGACGGTGTACAAACCTTTTTCTTTAGATGCGGTCGAGAGGACTCGAACCTCCACGGGGGGTTAGCCCACACGGACCTGAACCGTGCGCGTCTGCCAATTCCGCCACGACCGCGTATTATGTATCTTCTCATCCTGGATGAAAAGCACCTACGGTGAATCAATTCCTTGTTTTACCGTAATTCAGAGTATACATGTTTCTAATATATTATGCAACAGCTTTTTTCTGATGTTAACAGATACGTTATGTAAACCGATGCCGCTCTCGTTCAATTCAAACAGACAGAAGCAGACCCTTCTGTCCCTTGGGTCTGCCTCTGCGCTTTCTATTTTTCCACTGTCTGTATGACAACCGTTCGGTTACGGCCCTCTTCCTTGGCCAGATAAAGCGCATTATCCGCCAAATGAAACAACTCGGCTTCAGATCGGGCATGCATTGGAAACTCTGCAATACCTGCCGATAGGGTAACTGAACGCTCAACAGCAAGCACACTTTCCTCGACGGAAATCCGGATTCGCTCTGCCGCCTCATATGCCATCTTTGAATCGTAATCTCGAAGCAGCACGACAAACTCTTCCCCGCCAAAGCGGAAAGAGACATCTTCAGGCCGGACGGATATCTGGATCAGCTTGGCGATCTGTTTCAGGACCTCATCCCCCGTAGAATGACCATATGTATCATTAATTAACTTAAAGCGGTCAATATCGAGAACAACAATGGAAAAAGGAGTCTCATCCTGAATCCATTCCTGTATAACAGTCTCAAATGTTCTGCGGTTATTCAAGCCGGTTAACACGTCTGTTCTTGCATCATATACTAATTGATCTGTCTTGTTCCTGAAACTTGCCATTGCCCCGATCATTGTCCGTGTAAGCAGATCAGCTTCCCTGTTCCAGTGCGGTTTCACAATCGGCAGCTCTACTCTTCCTTTATCCACCTGCTGCACGAGATCAGCCAGAAACACAAAAGGCTGCACAAGCTTGCGGGCCACCCGCAGTACAATCAGGGTTAACAGGATGAACGGTACGGCAATGTACAGCAGAAGCAGACCAATCTGACGGTTCAACTGATCATACACCATTTGTGTCGGTGATACGACGACAACTCCCCAATCGGTTGCCGGAACCTTGTAATATCCTGCAAGCGTGCTTGTCCCTTCCAGATTGGTATACTTCTCTTGTCCTGTCTGGTTATTCATCAATTTCTGGACCACTATGTTTTTACTAATATTCTCGCCGATCCGGCTGACATTGGGGTGAAACAGCAGTGCTCCCTTATGGTCAACGATAAAAAAGTACGATCCATTACTGGTCTTCAGTTGACTTCCAAAGGACAAATCCAGTATATTATTCTCCTGCAAATAGATACTTCCGCTTATTAGACCTTTGTAGTCTCCCTTGTTATCAACAATCGGTTCACTCAGAAAAACGATTCTGCGATTCGTTCGCGGAGTCAGGTACGCATCCGATAAGTATGTAGATTTTGCTTTGATCGCCGCTTTGGCTGCTTCAGAGCTGACATGTTTACCGACGCTCACCTGGGAATACGGTGACCTCGATAGGACAAGCCCTGTCTTATCAGCCAGAACTACAGCATTGAAATAATCACTGCTGTTGTGGATCAAATCCAGTGTGGTATTCAGTTTGTCTTTGTCATTGTAATCGACATCTTTAAAATACGCAGCCCCGTACCTCAAGCTCCTCTGCATCGATTCAAAAAGGGAGTCCAGCGTTTGGCTCATCTGTACCGCATTTGCATAATTAAGCTTGAGCGAGTTGTTAATAAGAGCCTGTTTCTGGGTAGTATATGAGGTAATCACCATAATGGTCAGTGTCATCAGGACCGAAATCGTGACTAACCCTCCAAGTAATGCGGTAAGGCTAATTTTTTTAAATGTTCTGACTTTTCTGCGTAATCTGGATAACTTTTTATTTGCGATCATTTTGCTTCCCCCGGATTTTCATAAAAAGGCATATCCATATCATCATATATTAAAGTTGTTAAGAAACAATGAAGAGAACAAGATATCTTAACAATAATTTATAGGATTGACGAAATCATGACAAAATATCGTCTATGGAAATGCCTTGTTTATTTATCCCCCTCCCCACTCATCCTTCAATGATATAACCTTCCTCCAGAATCTGCTCTACAAAACCTGCCATATACCTCAGCTGAACATCAATGGGGCGCTGACTGCCCATCAAAATCCGGTTCTGGACTTCATTGGCCTCGGCTGGAAGCGCAAA harbors:
- a CDS encoding helix-turn-helix transcriptional regulator; translation: MPNQPEQHSIQAWSLINRKYLGKGVRVKRFRKPTRCQIRNRVLLAVLMANDIKLSQLAEDLSISSRSVSAWVYEGRIPGSTNLDKTCQLLGYPRHILFNEEVVRSSPVICQPEPSRFMKRTVTRSPVSNRILTGLCMVHDLSVTDVSHWIGVHPGTFRKWLHQGTLPSAAFQEQAEQFFRIPKTILFADVILKDRRNP
- a CDS encoding diguanylate cyclase, giving the protein MIANKKLSRLRRKVRTFKKISLTALLGGLVTISVLMTLTIMVITSYTTQKQALINNSLKLNYANAVQMSQTLDSLFESMQRSLRYGAAYFKDVDYNDKDKLNTTLDLIHNSSDYFNAVVLADKTGLVLSRSPYSQVSVGKHVSSEAAKAAIKAKSTYLSDAYLTPRTNRRIVFLSEPIVDNKGDYKGLISGSIYLQENNILDLSFGSQLKTSNGSYFFIVDHKGALLFHPNVSRIGENISKNIVVQKLMNNQTGQEKYTNLEGTSTLAGYYKVPATDWGVVVVSPTQMVYDQLNRQIGLLLLYIAVPFILLTLIVLRVARKLVQPFVFLADLVQQVDKGRVELPIVKPHWNREADLLTRTMIGAMASFRNKTDQLVYDARTDVLTGLNNRRTFETVIQEWIQDETPFSIVVLDIDRFKLINDTYGHSTGDEVLKQIAKLIQISVRPEDVSFRFGGEEFVVLLRDYDSKMAYEAAERIRISVEESVLAVERSVTLSAGIAEFPMHARSEAELFHLADNALYLAKEEGRNRTVVIQTVEK